The following coding sequences lie in one Bacteroidota bacterium genomic window:
- the lgt gene encoding prolipoprotein diacylglyceryl transferase: MSPFRWEAGPILLELGPLTIRWYGLLFATGFFLGFLYMRYVYDRERKPVAELDNLLLYMMISTIVGARLGHCLFYEPAYYLSNPVEILKVWRGGLASHGGAIGILTGMYLYSKSRRNQPYLWLLDRIVVPISLAGCLIRLGNFFNSEILGVPTEKSWGVIFARIDELPRHPAQLYESICYLLIFIVLHKTYSKYGKDTPRGMLLGLFLILVFSARFLVEFVKVRQAAFAEGLPLSMGQLLSIPAVIAGVVLLVRSQKQSN; encoded by the coding sequence GTGAGCCCTTTTCGCTGGGAAGCCGGTCCGATTCTACTTGAACTTGGTCCTTTGACGATCCGCTGGTACGGATTGCTGTTTGCAACAGGATTTTTCCTAGGATTCCTGTACATGCGTTATGTTTATGACCGAGAGCGCAAACCCGTCGCAGAACTCGACAACCTGTTGCTTTACATGATGATTTCAACCATCGTGGGTGCCCGCCTCGGACACTGCCTGTTTTATGAGCCGGCGTATTACCTCAGTAATCCAGTAGAAATTCTGAAAGTATGGCGAGGTGGACTTGCCAGCCACGGCGGGGCTATCGGGATCCTCACCGGGATGTACCTGTATTCAAAAAGTAGGCGCAACCAACCTTACTTGTGGCTACTCGACCGCATTGTAGTACCTATTTCGTTGGCCGGCTGCCTCATCAGGCTCGGAAATTTCTTCAACTCGGAAATTCTGGGCGTACCAACAGAGAAAAGCTGGGGAGTTATTTTTGCGCGTATAGATGAACTACCACGCCATCCCGCGCAACTCTACGAGTCTATCTGCTACTTGCTGATTTTCATTGTTTTGCACAAAACGTACAGTAAGTACGGCAAAGACACACCCCGAGGAATGTTGCTGGGCTTGTTTCTGATCCTGGTTTTTTCTGCGCGTTTTCTGGTTGAATTTGTTAAGGTGCGCCAGGCTGCATTTGCGGAGGGTTTGCCGCTTAGCATGGGTCAGCTCTTGAGCATACCCGCAGTGATTGCCGGCGTGGTGCTTTTGGTACGCTCCCAAAAACAGTCTAACTGA
- a CDS encoding MBL fold metallo-hydrolase, with protein sequence MNKVNLTRFTGFLLVLVFVTASGFHFYVDNRDTDLARAGVSMHYIANAGVLLSAGDQQVLIDGLHQPYRPAYRSTPPAVKTAMLEGAPPFNAIDLVLVSHIHRDHFDASDVAALLEAQPDALLISSNQVVDSLLGHGAQFSDQMQRIAYKEGAYVTIERKAVTIRAGKVAHGSARFRWIQNLGHVVEMEGLRFLHVGDPGFGRADIEKLVAELSIDVALLPSWFLSEREGRAVIDEVIQPRHLAFLHVSPGDETKLRRLANQYYPGARVLAEPLEAIHYEK encoded by the coding sequence ATGAACAAAGTTAATCTCACCCGCTTTACCGGCTTCCTGCTGGTTTTAGTGTTTGTAACAGCCAGCGGGTTTCATTTCTATGTTGACAATAGGGACACGGATCTGGCGCGCGCCGGCGTATCTATGCACTATATAGCGAATGCCGGCGTGCTACTCAGCGCTGGCGACCAGCAGGTACTGATCGATGGGTTGCACCAGCCGTACCGCCCGGCGTACCGATCAACACCGCCTGCCGTGAAGACTGCAATGCTCGAGGGGGCACCTCCATTTAATGCCATTGACCTTGTATTGGTCTCGCACATCCACCGCGACCATTTTGATGCCTCGGATGTTGCCGCGCTTCTTGAGGCCCAACCCGATGCTTTGCTCATAAGCAGCAACCAGGTAGTCGACAGCTTGCTTGGTCATGGGGCACAATTTTCAGATCAAATGCAGCGCATTGCTTACAAAGAGGGGGCGTACGTAACGATTGAAAGAAAAGCAGTGACCATTCGTGCCGGCAAAGTAGCACATGGATCTGCGCGCTTCCGATGGATTCAAAATCTTGGGCATGTGGTTGAAATGGAAGGGCTCCGGTTCCTACATGTTGGAGATCCCGGTTTTGGCCGGGCAGATATCGAAAAACTTGTAGCCGAGCTGTCTATCGACGTTGCCCTGCTTCCTTCGTGGTTTCTTTCCGAACGTGAAGGCCGGGCGGTAATAGATGAAGTGATTCAACCACGCCATCTGGCTTTTTTACACGTTTCGCCCGGCGATGAGACAAAATTACGCCGGCTTGCCAATCAATATTATCCTGGGGCCCGGGTGCTAGCTGAACCCCTTGAAGCAATACACTATGAAAAGTAG
- a CDS encoding SBBP repeat-containing protein yields MTKGFYHPFYSDWRMAVLLYSLPVLLFFPLEAKGQFAAKETATGVAWIKAISGSDYSAGADIAVDPQGNVIYAGVFREEITLDNDPDYRFSNRGKSDIVLLKTTPAGDVIWMQTIGGVGDDRAFRIAIDTAGHVYLTGSFERVIRFEDSNDQHTLESTGKEDAFLAKFDADGQILWSAKAGGERSDQGIGLTLSPDGKVYISGFFETSAVFGNQTITSKGQLDAYIAQYNAAGTFNWVRTLGGERRDLASGIAADSKGRVYVTGVTRGPLPLLDTDPARVYGAPHGQDDLFLARYTPTGTLDKLTYMGGRGFDAANALTVDTEDNVYIAGYFEDEAALDDFTGSSTLMQGQSFDLFVSKFDSDGALAWANTAGGDLWDNAYDIDVDPQGDVFITGLFRKAADFTGNTENDLEGLGEANAFIARYRSNGVLAGLQRIDGAKSEGAGIATDRGGNVFLTGIFVQDALFEGRAQSLSSATFASFIARYDATGFEAQPDERLLQAENQPAFLLSPNFPNPFASQTTFEIALDAPASVRLYVYDALGRVMDEISNSELAAGVYQFVYDASRLAQGTYFVRLETPTGQVTRTITRVR; encoded by the coding sequence ATGACGAAAGGATTTTACCACCCTTTTTATTCAGATTGGCGCATGGCTGTTCTGCTTTACAGTCTGCCTGTTCTCCTGTTTTTCCCGTTAGAGGCCAAAGGCCAATTTGCTGCAAAAGAAACAGCAACAGGGGTTGCCTGGATAAAAGCTATTTCTGGCTCAGACTACAGTGCCGGCGCTGACATTGCTGTTGACCCACAGGGTAATGTTATTTACGCTGGTGTTTTTCGGGAGGAAATCACCCTGGACAACGATCCAGACTACCGCTTTTCCAACCGCGGCAAATCGGACATCGTTTTACTCAAGACGACGCCTGCCGGCGATGTGATCTGGATGCAGACCATTGGCGGCGTAGGCGATGACCGTGCGTTCCGTATTGCAATAGATACGGCGGGGCACGTTTATCTCACAGGTTCATTTGAACGCGTCATCAGATTCGAGGATAGCAACGACCAGCATACCCTGGAAAGCACGGGTAAAGAAGATGCCTTTCTTGCAAAGTTTGATGCAGATGGCCAGATATTGTGGAGTGCAAAGGCCGGCGGTGAACGATCAGATCAGGGCATCGGCCTCACGCTGAGCCCGGATGGCAAGGTGTACATCTCCGGATTCTTTGAGACATCCGCTGTTTTTGGTAATCAGACCATCACAAGCAAAGGACAACTCGATGCATACATTGCGCAATACAATGCTGCCGGCACCTTCAACTGGGTACGAACCCTGGGCGGTGAAAGAAGAGACCTGGCTTCTGGCATTGCTGCTGACAGTAAAGGCCGGGTATACGTCACAGGTGTCACCCGCGGCCCTTTGCCTTTGCTTGATACCGACCCTGCACGGGTATATGGCGCTCCTCACGGGCAAGATGACCTGTTTCTGGCAAGGTATACGCCAACCGGGACACTAGACAAGCTTACGTATATGGGCGGCCGGGGCTTTGACGCTGCCAATGCCCTAACCGTTGATACTGAGGACAACGTGTACATCGCCGGCTACTTCGAAGACGAGGCTGCGCTTGACGATTTCACCGGCTCCTCTACGCTCATGCAAGGCCAGTCTTTTGACCTCTTTGTTTCCAAGTTTGACAGCGATGGCGCACTTGCGTGGGCAAATACAGCCGGCGGCGACTTATGGGATAATGCCTACGACATCGATGTTGACCCACAGGGCGATGTATTCATCACCGGTCTATTCAGAAAAGCCGCGGATTTCACCGGGAATACAGAAAACGACCTCGAAGGCCTCGGCGAAGCCAATGCTTTTATCGCACGCTATCGATCAAATGGCGTGCTGGCCGGCTTGCAAAGAATAGATGGTGCAAAGTCGGAAGGTGCCGGTATTGCTACCGATAGAGGCGGCAATGTATTTCTCACAGGTATTTTTGTACAGGACGCGTTGTTCGAAGGCCGGGCGCAATCCCTTTCCAGCGCAACGTTTGCCTCCTTTATCGCCCGGTACGATGCAACAGGATTTGAAGCGCAACCAGATGAACGCCTTTTGCAAGCTGAAAACCAGCCGGCTTTTCTCCTTTCTCCTAATTTCCCCAATCCGTTTGCTTCCCAAACCACGTTCGAAATAGCACTGGACGCCCCCGCTTCGGTTCGTCTTTATGTATACGATGCGCTCGGCAGGGTAATGGATGAAATCAGCAATAGCGAACTTGCAGCCGGCGTATACCAGTTTGTGTATGACGCCAGCCGGCTTGCGCAAGGGACCTATTTTGTTCGATTGGAAACACCAACAGGGCAGGTTACGCGGACCATTACGCGTGTGCGCTAA